A part of Rhodopirellula bahusiensis genomic DNA contains:
- a CDS encoding PP2C family protein-serine/threonine phosphatase: MKFAEQTHVGMRRANNQDSSAVLIAESAERLNQRGHLFVVADGMGAHAAGELASQIASERISMHYYQSREEAPEHAISEAVHLANAAIYKRGQSNPEFLNMGTTASSLVLVNGAAYVAHVGDSRVYRLRQGVLEQLTFDHSLVWEMQASGKVHSDSVFSKSIPKNVITRSLGPSPEVLVDLEGPFDLEVGDRFMVCSDGLTGQIEDDELAVLLDSLDVDKAARVMIDLANLRGGPDNITLIVVEVVDERLTQNDGPPRKSRSLGADEVSSRALIGTTAFCWTGAVGFGLASALVSPRFVGSAIVAFILGAISAAVWASGVFKPNERRRPLKTRRARDSGAGLSPGSGIPDQSGAGQGGSNDAGSVSTGWDSGESLDIGSGETALGTGPYRRFRANSHEAFLLRMDDVITQLRQTSEERNWMLDWQNVDQLLQQARQATKEQAWGTAVSSYCDATLAAMEQLRKHQDDSASDTVVDL; encoded by the coding sequence GTGAAGTTCGCTGAGCAGACCCATGTGGGGATGCGGCGTGCGAACAATCAAGATTCATCGGCGGTTTTAATCGCTGAGTCCGCCGAACGTCTGAACCAACGCGGGCACCTGTTTGTTGTCGCGGACGGGATGGGGGCCCACGCGGCAGGCGAGCTGGCATCGCAAATCGCCAGCGAACGCATCTCGATGCACTACTATCAGTCTCGGGAAGAGGCTCCCGAGCACGCGATTTCCGAAGCGGTGCATCTGGCCAATGCTGCAATCTACAAGCGTGGTCAAAGCAATCCCGAGTTTCTGAACATGGGGACGACCGCCAGTTCGCTGGTTTTGGTCAACGGCGCAGCTTACGTGGCCCATGTCGGTGATTCACGTGTTTATCGCCTCCGACAAGGCGTGCTGGAGCAGTTGACGTTTGATCACTCGCTGGTTTGGGAGATGCAGGCCAGCGGAAAAGTTCACAGTGACAGCGTCTTCAGTAAATCTATCCCCAAGAACGTGATCACCCGGTCGCTGGGGCCTTCGCCGGAGGTCTTGGTGGATCTAGAAGGTCCATTTGATCTGGAGGTGGGCGATCGCTTCATGGTTTGCAGCGATGGGCTGACCGGACAGATCGAAGACGACGAATTGGCTGTTTTGCTCGATTCTCTCGATGTCGACAAAGCAGCTCGAGTGATGATCGATTTGGCCAATTTGCGAGGCGGCCCGGACAACATCACCTTGATCGTGGTGGAGGTGGTTGATGAGCGATTGACTCAGAATGACGGTCCTCCGCGAAAGTCTCGATCGTTGGGAGCGGATGAGGTCTCTTCTCGGGCGTTGATCGGGACCACCGCGTTTTGTTGGACGGGAGCCGTCGGCTTTGGATTGGCGTCGGCATTGGTCAGCCCTCGGTTTGTCGGGTCGGCGATTGTCGCCTTTATTCTCGGGGCGATTTCCGCGGCGGTTTGGGCGAGTGGAGTCTTCAAGCCAAACGAGCGCCGGCGTCCGTTGAAAACGCGTCGCGCACGTGATTCAGGTGCCGGTTTGAGTCCTGGATCAGGAATTCCTGACCAATCCGGGGCAGGGCAGGGTGGCTCAAACGACGCGGGGTCGGTCAGTACCGGCTGGGATTCAGGCGAATCGCTTGACATCGGCAGTGGGGAGACTGCTCTTGGGACCGGGCCCTATCGGCGATTCAGGGCGAATTCGCACGAGGCGTTTCTTCTTCGTATGGACGATGTGATCACCCAGTTGCGGCAAACTTCAGAAGAACGCAACTGGATGCTGGACTGGCAAAATGTAGACCAGTTGTTGCAGCAAGCTCGCCAAGCCACGAAGGAGCAGGCGTGGGGAACGGCCGTTTCGTCGTATTGCGACGCGACGTTGGCGGCGATGGAGCAGCTTCGGAAGCACCAGGATGACTCAGCCAGCGATACAGTCGTCGATCTTTGA